The Candidatus Zixiibacteriota bacterium sequence GACATATTTGGAAACGCTTGCCGTCAGAGAATTCTCCCAGTTGACATCGATAGCCTTCCAGTAATCCTCGGCTTCCGTTCCCTGGAATTTTTCTTTCTCCGAATAGAATAGCGCCTTGTAGGCGGTCAATTTCCCGACATACGCCAGCTTGTCGCTTAAAACTTTCTTTATATCGGTAACCGATTCAATACCGCCGTCGGTGGCGGTTTCCGCTTTGGTGGTCGAGGAATCGGGCGGCTGCAGGACTTTGTTTATATTCTGCTTGAAGGCGAAACCGAGACGAGTCAGGATTTCGTCTTTATCCTTCTTCAAAATCTGTCGTGCCAGACCGGCCGATTCGGTAAGAAGCATCGGGTTGACATACCGCTTATGGTCGGGGACCGAGGCGTCCAGAAACTGGCTTTCAAAGCGGAAGGCGACATACGGCTGAATCAATGATTGTATGGTAAAAAGACCGACCGCTTCCAGGTCGATTTTATCGGTCGATTTAGTCGGTTTCGACCAGTTCTTGGTTAACTCATCCTGGCTATGGGTCTGCCCGAATGCCAGCTTAACCGTGTTCTTGAGATTGAATACCGGCGATAGCTGCTTGGAAAATATGCCGTTGGCATTGATAGTCCAGGCAACACTGCCGGCTTCTCCGCCGACCCAAGAGTCGGAGTAACTGCTCTGGGTGGCATTAAGGCTGAGGTCCAGCGACTTCTCCCAGCCGGTTTGCGCCCTTGATGTCGCCAATCCGGCAATGATTAAGCAGAAAAGAAGTATGGTTGTTTTGTATGCGGGATTTTTCATCGTCACCTCCCGGTTAGATTTGTTCAATTGCCGTCTTGTAAACCCGCCTTAACCTTTGTCTGGTTAAGGCAATTATGTTGACATATCTCAATATAAAAATTAATCTAAACCGATGCCAGATATATCGCTTCAGACCGAAATACAATTTGTAAAGGGAGTCGGACCGCGTCGCGCCGAGGCATTGGCTAAGGTCGGAATCAGAACCGTCGCCGACCTGCTTTATTACCTTCCCCGACGATACCTTGACCGTTCTGTCATTACACCGATAGGGTCCCTGCGGTCCGAAACCGAAGTGACTGTTATCGGCAAAGTCATGGGAAAGGGAATTCTCAAAGGAAAACGGCCGCGGCTGGAAGTGATGCTGGGTG is a genomic window containing:
- a CDS encoding DUF3078 domain-containing protein; protein product: MKNPAYKTTILLFCLIIAGLATSRAQTGWEKSLDLSLNATQSSYSDSWVGGEAGSVAWTINANGIFSKQLSPVFNLKNTVKLAFGQTHSQDELTKNWSKPTKSTDKIDLEAVGLFTIQSLIQPYVAFRFESQFLDASVPDHKRYVNPMLLTESAGLARQILKKDKDEILTRLGFAFKQNINKVLQPPDSSTTKAETATDGGIESVTDIKKVLSDKLAYVGKLTAYKALFYSEKEKFQGTEAEDYWKAIDVNWENSLTASVSKYVQVVFYIQLLYDKQISTKGRLKQTLSLGLTYKMF